A section of the Cuniculiplasma divulgatum genome encodes:
- a CDS encoding Tfx family DNA-binding protein, protein MNRKDSSRYGFLTERQMQILRLRKDGMKQGEIASRLGTTRQNIAILESRAVKKIEEAAMTLQMLEVQGTVCVTGIPAGIHILDAARAIIDEADRNGIRLKGNMVDLVSWLKSNMEGNIISGKIDTGVRVMILSDGRYLKLPAQ, encoded by the coding sequence GTGAACAGGAAAGACAGTAGCCGTTATGGCTTCCTCACGGAGAGGCAGATGCAGATTCTCAGGTTGAGGAAAGATGGAATGAAACAGGGCGAGATAGCTTCTCGCCTTGGAACAACCAGGCAGAATATAGCCATACTTGAAAGCAGGGCAGTGAAGAAGATAGAGGAGGCCGCCATGACACTGCAGATGCTTGAGGTCCAGGGCACCGTATGCGTAACGGGGATACCGGCTGGAATACACATACTGGATGCCGCCAGGGCGATCATAGACGAGGCTGACAGAAACGGAATCAGGCTGAAAGGAAATATGGTTGACCTTGTCTCCTGGTTAAAGTCAAACATGGAAGGGAACATAATTTCCGGTAAAATAGATACTGGGGTGAGGGTTATGATTCTTTCGGATGGAAGATACCTGAAGCTTCCAGCTCAGTGA
- a CDS encoding MFS transporter, protein MFNKTLIAIRSFVVAVGATAASSFVGVFGVYIGATAVDMGWLQSTANALSNGGQLLWGRLSDRVGRRRPFLIAGSAILAVLWYMMGSIRTPVQLVVVYAAISLFASLITVNWFSLIADQTDTTTRGRFLSIINILSSLGTIGSLVVMTFLFQGQVTRDIFIPFSASAGSYVISGILMAMLKEPEKQKELTGNIRKTLKELKKNPLFYKYFMAMNVQGLFWSMAWPMFPITIVLVMHFNLSDVAILTVASLSMSVVVQYLLGKVTDNINRAPLILANRMMLSAIPLLYAFFTNFWEFIIMELYSGVLGSIQNVVMNSYLLDIVPNGHRAEYISIINGFNGIVYLVGALAGGYLLQIMIDHFPLHLALIFSYSVVFSGRFLSSLLFMGLKEPEQKGRTPLHLYSMLFRYKQPGSPSGGTMRFR, encoded by the coding sequence ATAAGACGCTGATTGCCATACGGTCATTTGTTGTGGCTGTGGGGGCAACCGCTGCAAGTTCCTTCGTTGGAGTTTTCGGTGTGTATATAGGCGCCACTGCCGTGGACATGGGCTGGCTCCAGTCCACTGCAAATGCACTATCAAATGGGGGACAGCTTCTCTGGGGCAGGCTCAGTGACCGTGTTGGCAGGAGGAGGCCATTCCTCATTGCAGGAAGCGCCATTCTTGCCGTCCTGTGGTACATGATGGGGAGCATACGGACCCCGGTGCAGCTCGTTGTTGTATATGCGGCAATCTCCCTGTTTGCATCACTGATTACTGTGAACTGGTTCTCCCTCATTGCCGATCAGACTGATACCACAACCCGGGGCAGGTTCCTCTCCATAATCAATATCCTGAGCTCCCTGGGCACCATTGGATCCCTGGTGGTGATGACATTCCTGTTCCAGGGGCAGGTTACCAGGGACATCTTCATTCCATTTTCTGCTTCAGCCGGTTCATACGTGATTTCCGGAATCCTAATGGCGATGCTGAAGGAACCTGAGAAGCAGAAGGAACTCACCGGAAACATCCGGAAAACTCTGAAGGAACTCAAGAAGAATCCACTGTTTTACAAGTACTTCATGGCCATGAATGTGCAGGGGCTGTTCTGGTCAATGGCCTGGCCCATGTTTCCCATAACAATCGTGCTTGTGATGCACTTTAACCTGTCTGATGTTGCCATACTGACCGTGGCATCCCTTTCCATGTCTGTAGTGGTCCAGTACCTCCTGGGAAAGGTTACTGACAACATAAACCGTGCCCCGTTAATACTTGCAAACCGCATGATGCTCAGCGCAATACCTCTTCTCTATGCTTTCTTCACCAACTTCTGGGAATTCATCATAATGGAGCTGTACAGCGGGGTGCTTGGATCCATACAGAATGTGGTGATGAATTCCTACCTGCTGGATATTGTTCCCAACGGTCACAGGGCAGAGTACATATCAATAATAAACGGGTTCAATGGCATTGTATATCTTGTGGGAGCCCTGGCTGGTGGATACCTGCTCCAGATCATGATTGACCACTTCCCGCTGCACCTTGCGCTTATATTTTCATATTCAGTAGTTTTTTCCGGAAGGTTCCTGTCATCCCTGCTCTTCATGGGCCTGAAGGAGCCTGAGCAGAAGGGCAGAACCCCACTTCACCTCTATTCCATGCTGTTCAGGTATAAGCAGCCGGGCAGCCCTTCTGGTGGAACCATGAGATTCCGGTGA